A window of Eucalyptus grandis isolate ANBG69807.140 chromosome 4, ASM1654582v1, whole genome shotgun sequence genomic DNA:
AATATACCGGCTGTTGATTCTGAAGAATTCAAGTTCAGACATCTGGACGGGATTTGGCTAGTACTTGCGCCAGCGCAGCTCTGCAGCCCCCCGGCCCTCTCATAAGCGCATGGATCTTATAGAAGAGAACGAAACATCcgttttttcccaaattttaccAACAAGAACCCCGTCTGTCCATATCATACAAATAAGAATGTTCGAAGCTTTCAAAATTTTACAGTCTTTACTTCCAAGACAAAAAAGACACGAAATGTACAATGACCAGAAAGAAacccaacaaacaaaaagaaggaattgtgTACTTCAACGGCTCTCAATGGGTGGGGATGCACGACTGACTCCACGAGAACGTATAGTCAAAAGCATCAGTTTGAATATCCATTGCTCAACAGCTCAAATTCAGCTTGACCGCATTCACAAACTTTTGTTGCTTTCCATGACTCCCCTTTTGATGAATCTCTATTCTGTACGCATCTTTGACACTGGTGCGCAGAAACTGCAACCCCGATTCTCCATGAAATCAACAAATGACGGCGCACCGAAAGCTTGTGGCTTGAAACAAAGTAAGAACTGAAAACACTGGGGGAAAAGAAGGTATCCCAAGCTCCTCCATCACACCTCAAGTGGGTCTGATTCAGCTTCCCAAATTTCCTCCGTAGCGTGCTTTTCTTCAAAACTGTGAGTTCCCGTAGTCTCCTGAGCTGGATGTTCGTCtgtattttgcttttcttcaaaATCAGAAGTCTCTGTCACTTCTTCAGCTGGAGGTGATTGATTTTCGGAGGGAGGTGGAGTAGACTTTTCCCCATTGTCCTCGGAAACATTAACAGGATCTCCACGTTGATTACTGCTGTCGCCGGCACTGACAGCTGTCCCAGCCTTGACTCCTCGAACCAAGTCTGGCTGAGCTTCAACCCCAACTCGTCTGAGATGTAGCTGCCACGTGACAGTGAACTCAGTTACCAAAATCTTCATTCTTAACTACACAAGGGCCAATACAAAACCGTTACTTTGTTCAGTTTGACTACCTGAAGATGTAAGTTCACTTCATCTGGGCGAGAAAGGAATGGAAAGTCTCCTCCAGTTTTCAGGTGTGCTCTTCTTGCTTCGGGATACCTCTCACTTACTTGATCTTTGAGGTTTTGAGGAGTTGCACAATAGTCATTTGTCTTCATTGAGAAAGGATATGGCCACGAATGAGACAAATGCACAATCCGCAATATGTCTAAATTTCTTTGTAAATACAAGAGTATATTAATTTACGAATCTACAGCAAGAAGCACTACAAATTGTAAAAGGTCAAAAGCACTTCCGCACAGCATTAAGCGCCGCTTATTTGCATGTGGCTAACTTCTAAAATCAAATGGCCTTCCTGACAAAGTCCATTTTCGAGGTCATCAATATATGCCAAAACTTCACTGTGTTGTTTGTTTACCAACGAAAACCATTCAGAATCACTTTCACAGACTGCCTATGGGTTTCTAAAACTTTGTGATTGTTCCTGTATGGTTAAATAAGTTACGCGATACATCAGCTTCTGCACTGTTTATAgcttaattttctttctcattcttAAATTGCATTTTGCAGTGAATTCTAGTCATGTGGTCTTATTATGGATGAAAAAGAAACCCAAAACTAAATTACAATGAGATCTCAAgcagaagagaagaagacaatttTCATGCTTCCCCGCTTCCAATATGAGAGAGATTCTACAAGAATCAATAATATAACTTGGTGACTGCCATAaccagaaaaaaacaaaacaaggtCACTTACATCCATGATGGTGATAAATGAATCCGCTAGCAGAAGAGATCCAACTGAAGCATTATCAACCATCAAGGTTAACCTGGAGGCTAAGTCTTCCCTGGAGAGAGTCTCAACCTGTCAATTACCACATATTATTTGTGTTCAAATATCAACAAAACTAATCCACAGTGAGATGCCTGTTTTGGTTAACATTCAAGCATCAAGACAGACGGTCAGGTAGTTCATTCAAAGAATGGAACATCCATTAAATCAGGCAGAGCATGCCCATTATTTGCTTCCTCTAAAACTTGCTTGTCAGGGAAGAAGTAATTCGAATGAAAATGAGATAAGGATATACAAGCTGTTTAAATCCGCCATATTTGCAAAATAACATCCAACAAGATAGGGTAATGATGTCATGCAGACAACTAGAGAAAATAGACTTTGTGTACTATTATACCTGAGAGACGACAAAGTCAACGGAATCAGCAATGAATGGTTCATGAGGGCCATCACGGATCCCCGTTAATACATAGCGCTTAAGCAAAAAAGAAGGGGTCCAGCTAACCCTGCACAAGTCAATCCCAGAGTGTCAACCAGCTGAATGTCAGATATAATATTAAGTGCTTCCAGACTTAAAGTTAAGTCATAATCAGATAAGCAACACTGTTCCATGTAGATGAAAAAGCGTTTGTATGAGCTCCCAAGAAACTCCttaatcaaaaggtttaaatgTAAGGAGAAAACCAAACATAGAGCTTCAAATGGGACATTCAATTTATCATCTGAAGGCAGGACATGCAATTGGTGCAGGACTGAACCATCGCAACTGAAATGAGGAAAAGTTCTACCAGGAATGCTATTTCACAGGATAAGCACTCCAGCTCATTGACTTGCGGATAATAGATATAGCCAAACTTATTAACACCCCGACAATaaataatctgaaatttttagcaatttttctgGTAAATTTCGGCATTTGCAGGATGAACATCTATAGCATTATCCGATTGAAAATGTGACCCGACAAATTCATATTAAATGGAATGTCCGTGTTTTCTTAAATGCATGTGTGTCCTTAGAAAGATCTCTACAGATAGAAATGACGGAGAGCCATGagcagagaaagaaataaatgctCAGGGCAATATCCACCAATCAAGAGAATCAAGATATCAAACATACATTGGAGCCCACGGCATTGCAGCAGAAAAGCTCTGCGTTTCCAAGAATGTATTGGATAAAATCAACGATCTGACCCGCCTGGGACGATGCTGAGCGAATAGTTGTGCTAGAAAGCCTCCCAGAGAGGTGCCATAAAGATGTATCTGTCAAAACCAAGCCAATGGGTTCACGGAACATCCTAAATATAATAAAGCTGTCAGTCAATAACCGACACAGAATGGATGAAGAAATACACGTTCAGATACACATTCAGCATTGCAGAGTGAATCAAGGGGTGTGGTTACTTTGCACTAGAAACTTCATCCATAAACACAATTAGCCAAGTTATCCCCACAAAGTTTCACAATAAATGTAAATCACATCCAAAAGAAGATATCTGAGAATGATGCCTATGAAGGACAAGACTTTAAGAAATCATCTAACAAAATGCCACAAAGTTAGCAATAAGCAGTCTTGAGTGTCACCAACAATGTAAACAAATGCCAAACAGTCAGATAAAGCAATTCCAATTCCAACAGAGTACTTACATGATGAACGTCGATAGCATCTAAGAACTTTTCAAATGCCTGAATCCATTCGTGATGGTTCCAAACACGTGGAATATCAACAGAAATCACCCGATAACCctgaaagtttttaaaataggtCAATTAAGGAAAACTCATGCTCTGTATCCTTGGAACAACATTAACAACACCAAAAGAGTTTGTTGTGCAGTGACCAGTGAGTTGTCAAAGTGtaagatgaaaaaaatgaatagcaGATAATAAAATATCCTCATCATTGCTCATGTTGCAGCCGCTGAAAAATCTCTATGATACTGAAGTAACTACCTTCATCGCCAAAGACATGATCTGCTTGTAATAGACATCTGCTGTTCCTGCTGTGCCAGGAAGACAAATAAGCGGTGGCACAACTTTTGCACCAAAATCGTAATATCTCCATTGCTTTACACCGAtctggcaaaagaaaaagacatcaGTTACATAGCTATGAAACAAGATAATGCATGGAATTATGCTAGAGCAAGCTGAGAAGTTGGGGCTCAAGGGTGGCATCTAAACATGGGAACTTTAGCTTAGAGTACAAGGACAGCTAAGGTTCTTGTGAGGACTAAAATAGACAATGGATAAGCTGTACGAAAATTGATCAAAGAAGCAAATTAGTACTCTTGATGATTTGAATTCATGAATGTTACATGAAGCTACTTGAAGCATCAAGTTTCAACAagttgtcaaaagaaaaagaattccaGAACTTCGTATATAATCGACAAATAAAGGTTCTCCCATAGCATAAAGCTACTATATATGACCCACAACCCTGACATTAAAAGGAATTGACACTATTATATCAAAACTATCAAACATCcattaatttgtaaaattggaaatgtgtAAGATGTCAAATACTCTATGGAACTTTACTAGGGGCATGACATGCTACTGCATATCAAGGAAGCAAGCAATGCTGAAACCATTGTAAGTTATCAGACATCCAGCATTACCCACTTGATATCTTTCTTGAACTTGAACCCAGATACAATGTTATATAGTAAATATAACATTTACCCTCATTTTTTCATCTGACAACTATGATTTAGTACAAAGTCACAGGGAAAGAATAACTAAACTCTACATCATATCAATATTGCAGAGGTCACTGCCAAACACAAGAACGATTCACGACCATGGCTTTATAGTCCTGTTCCAAAGTTGGCCCCTGCTTTTTTGGAACCTTTGCAACAGAAATAGATTATCTAGATAAAATCACAGCATTAGATCAGAACCTGACATAATCAAACAGAACACAAAAAAGGGGGTTGATTTGAGCAACCAACTAGTCAACATCAAATGGTTGATCTGTGAACTTTCGGgcataaaaataacataatgtaGAGACAGAACAATTCTTGCCAGAATTAACCATCTCACTGAAGTCATTACTACGTGAACACGCCCAGTTCTTGGACCTAATCTTTACCGCAAAGAAGAAACTTTAGAACTACACCGGACTAATCGAGCAAGAAGCAATAACAAGGAGAAGAATTTCACGTCACAAGCAGCAAACCAGACATAGCGAATCAAGAATTGACGAaaccgaaaggaaaaaaaatggaacccAAATGCCAACACAAGCACGCAGGCGCGCGCGCACTAACAACACGAAACTAATCCCACAAAaccaacacaaaccaacatcgacaattccaaaatgagaaattcaaattcgaaatcgagagagagagagactcacggGGATCTTGTGCAGAGGGACCTGAGACTTGAAGTGGACATAATCGCCGGGCGCCGAAGAGACGCCTTTCATGGCTCAACACCCCCGCGGCCGTCGTCGACGCAGACCCATCTATCGCGACATCGTGTCGAAAGCCGTCTCGTGACCGATTCC
This region includes:
- the LOC104441859 gene encoding maspardin is translated as MKGVSSAPGDYVHFKSQVPLHKIPIGVKQWRYYDFGAKVVPPLICLPGTAGTADVYYKQIMSLAMKGYRVISVDIPRVWNHHEWIQAFEKFLDAIDVHHIHLYGTSLGGFLAQLFAQHRPRRVRSLILSNTFLETQSFSAAMPWAPMVSWTPSFLLKRYVLTGIRDGPHEPFIADSVDFVVSQVETLSREDLASRLTLMVDNASVGSLLLADSFITIMDTNDYCATPQNLKDQVSERYPEARRAHLKTGGDFPFLSRPDEVNLHLQLHLRRVGVEAQPDLVRGVKAGTAVSAGDSSNQRGDPVNVSEDNGEKSTPPPSENQSPPAEEVTETSDFEEKQNTDEHPAQETTGTHSFEEKHATEEIWEAESDPLEV